A stretch of the Haladaptatus sp. R4 genome encodes the following:
- a CDS encoding plastocyanin/azurin family copper-binding protein, with product MPKTSRRSRRAVLLSSGTIAITALAGCTGGSKENKKENSEKNGGSGSQKEIQLGAKKEGWMGRAPDSIKGKKNPTLSLEPGQKYKLTWKNLDGLEHELMLLDKNGEELKKSDDGEEKGKTVTMTFTASKKMAKYKCEYHPKTMRGEIKLTNSK from the coding sequence ATGCCCAAGACAAGTCGTCGGTCCCGACGAGCCGTTCTGCTCTCCAGTGGTACCATCGCGATAACTGCCCTCGCGGGTTGTACGGGTGGATCGAAGGAGAATAAGAAAGAGAATTCAGAAAAGAACGGTGGTAGTGGTAGTCAAAAAGAAATCCAACTTGGTGCAAAGAAGGAGGGTTGGATGGGTCGTGCACCTGATTCAATCAAGGGTAAGAAGAACCCAACCCTCTCGTTGGAACCGGGTCAAAAGTACAAGCTCACCTGGAAGAACCTCGATGGTCTCGAACACGAACTCATGCTCTTAGATAAAAACGGCGAAGAACTCAAAAAGAGCGATGATGGCGAAGAGAAAGGCAAGACGGTTACAATGACGTTTACGGCATCGAAAAAGATGGCGAAGTATAAGTGTGAATATCATCCGAAAACGATGCGCGGTGAGATCAAACTCACGAATAGTAAGTAG
- a CDS encoding cation diffusion facilitator family transporter: protein MGKPSREYPQNVIEGAVGVAFGSTALIANAGHSVADLAASGVVHIWGPTAFEPLDTTHQHGHDRFEPLTALIAGGALVPLGGILLYESVEKYLRGNEATFSIFLVGALLFSMVDMYGTYRYTERLNQIVNSSSLHSLARDCLNYFYTIIAALVGVLGVWAGYPVLDPVAGALISLVVMKEGVELARENVSYLLDRAPPKETQEQILATIEDHPDVHGVHDVAMYYSGTDIEVEFHAEIDADRPFEDAHALETDLIQTFSERMVSAMSMFISTHPRESTRAQVRGHSHTLTVNRNSFVPLFRELHHNTFSLLFQTALQ from the coding sequence ATGGGCAAACCTTCTAGGGAATACCCTCAAAATGTCATCGAAGGGGCGGTGGGGGTAGCTTTCGGGAGTACTGCATTGATCGCGAACGCCGGTCATTCAGTCGCCGACCTCGCTGCAAGTGGCGTTGTCCATATTTGGGGTCCGACCGCGTTTGAGCCACTTGACACCACCCATCAGCATGGTCACGACCGATTTGAGCCACTCACTGCGCTCATCGCTGGTGGTGCACTTGTTCCACTCGGCGGGATTCTTCTCTACGAAAGTGTCGAAAAATACCTTCGTGGGAACGAAGCAACGTTCAGTATCTTCCTCGTTGGTGCGCTTCTCTTCTCGATGGTCGATATGTATGGGACCTACCGATATACCGAGCGTCTCAATCAGATCGTGAACTCATCGAGTCTCCATTCGCTTGCTAGAGATTGTCTCAACTATTTTTATACGATTATCGCTGCACTCGTCGGAGTGCTCGGAGTGTGGGCGGGATACCCGGTTCTCGATCCAGTTGCCGGTGCGCTCATTAGCTTAGTTGTTATGAAAGAGGGCGTTGAGTTGGCACGCGAAAATGTTTCATACCTATTGGATCGTGCGCCGCCGAAAGAGACCCAGGAACAGATTCTCGCGACAATTGAGGACCACCCGGATGTTCATGGTGTGCATGACGTCGCGATGTATTATTCAGGAACTGACATCGAAGTCGAATTTCATGCTGAGATCGATGCGGATCGACCCTTCGAGGATGCCCATGCTCTTGAAACAGATCTCATCCAAACCTTCAGCGAGAGAATGGTGTCAGCGATGTCCATGTTCATCTCGACCCATCCTCGTGAATCGACTCGGGCTCAAGTCCGGGGCCATTCTCATACACTGACTGTAAATAGGAATTCGTTCGTACCGCTGTTTCGAGAATTACACCACAACACATTTTCACTGCTATTCCAAACAGCACTCCAATAG